The Winogradskyella schleiferi genome contains the following window.
TCTGCATATACCTTCGGAATTATTCCATTATTAACATTTTCCATTAAGACCATATACAATGACTTTCTGTCGTCACCTAAATTATCTTCAATTGGAAAATATAAAGGGAAGTTTGCACGTTCGTCCAAAACAATCTTTTCCCAAGTCATTTTAGAAAATAAGATATCTCGATCTCCAACATATCCATATTCTAAAGGCTTGTCGTTATCTAGAAGTAACTGTGCTTCAGTTTTCATACCAATTTCTTCTGGTATTTTAGCATTTAGGATATTAGCTTGGGCAAACATAGTATTTGCTGCTAAAACTCCTATTCCTATACATAAAAAGCTTTTTAAATTCATCTTATAATTTGTTATAATTTGGGATTTTCTTTTTTTGATACTGTCGTAGTAATCAACAATTAGTTGGTGACTTCAACAGCTACAGGCGAAACTCCTTTTAATCGATATTTCGCATTACCTTGTATTTTAGCTTCAATATCAAATATCGTAACTACATCTCCACTACGTGCTCTACCAATAGCTGATCTTGCTTGGCTGTTCATTTTAGTGCCAGCAACAGCAACTGTAGGTTGTCCAGGTACTTTTATTTTAAAAGATGTCACGTTTATTGGTAAATCAAATACAAAATCTTCTAATTTAGCACCAATGGTACCAATTTCTAAATTACGCTTAGGTAACTTTACAATACCATCTTGGCCTGCAATTGTACCAGTCGGTTTTGGAATATCCTTAATTCTAAAGGTTTGTTGGTCACTTGCTTTTGTACCATCGTCTAAAGTAGCAGATACATTAATAGTAACTTCTCTACCTGTTCCAGGATTCATTACATATTTTCCTGTACCTGAAGCTTTAGATAAACCTGCACCACTAGCACTAACTTTATTATCTGGCACACCAGCAAAAGATATAGTCATTGGGTTAGCCACACCACGATAAACAACGTTCATCTTATCTGCAGAAATTGTTGCAGAGTTTGGTCTTGGAACCACCACATAGTTTCCTACGATAGGAATATCCAATGGTTTACCATCCTCAAGAAATGTAAATTTACCTTCAATTTTTTGTTCACCGACATTACCGACCTTAAAATCTAAACGTGCTGCTCCTGTAGAGTCTATAGCATTGGACAAATCCATCTCTTGACCTTCTACAACCAATTTTGTAGGTGTCACATTCGCATACTTCCCTAGAACAACGCGTCCCTGAAATTTTTCACCTGCAAAAAATGCCGATTTATCAGCTAATACGATTGCTTGATAGTTCTTCAAAGATGTAGCATCACTTACAAGATTTCCAAGAAAACCATTGTAAATATTAGTTTCAGTAGCTTTAACATCGTTTTGCATTGCCGTTAACTTGGTGTAAGATGCGATAGCCGGAAAGCCTTGAAAATGATAATCTAACCATTTCTTTTTAGCACCTTCACTATCTACGACTGGATCTAAACTAAAGCGTCTTTCGAAACTTTCTATGACTGGCTGCCATTTACCCTCATTCGGTAAAACAGCTTTGATATCAGCCTTGTATTTCTCAATTGCCTCTACAATTTCGTCACCTCTTTTAGTATAACGGTCTCCTGTAAACCAAAGCTCATCAAGTTTATCACCTTTATCCATCTCTTCGTAAGGTAATTCTCCGTTCTCTTCTCTTTCGTAACCTCCGTTTTTAACGATATCCTTTGCTTTAACAGTTTCTAAAAATTTATAGAATTCATCA
Protein-coding sequences here:
- the porM gene encoding type IX secretion system motor protein PorM/GldM; this encodes MAGGKQSARQKMINLMYLVFIAMIAMTMSKEVLSAFGLMNTKFVNANELATSSNTGILNQLESQAEEKPENFAAANQKAKQISIISDEFYKFLETVKAKDIVKNGGYEREENGELPYEEMDKGDKLDELWFTGDRYTKRGDEIVEAIEKYKADIKAVLPNEGKWQPVIESFERRFSLDPVVDSEGAKKKWLDYHFQGFPAIASYTKLTAMQNDVKATETNIYNGFLGNLVSDATSLKNYQAIVLADKSAFFAGEKFQGRVVLGKYANVTPTKLVVEGQEMDLSNAIDSTGAARLDFKVGNVGEQKIEGKFTFLEDGKPLDIPIVGNYVVVPRPNSATISADKMNVVYRGVANPMTISFAGVPDNKVSASGAGLSKASGTGKYVMNPGTGREVTINVSATLDDGTKASDQQTFRIKDIPKPTGTIAGQDGIVKLPKRNLEIGTIGAKLEDFVFDLPINVTSFKIKVPGQPTVAVAGTKMNSQARSAIGRARSGDVVTIFDIEAKIQGNAKYRLKGVSPVAVEVTN